One segment of Variovorax sp. PAMC28562 DNA contains the following:
- a CDS encoding neutral zinc metallopeptidase, producing MKWEGNEQSDNVEDRRDGGGGGGGGGGFPIGGRSVGIGTVAVALIAGWIFGINPLTVLGLLTGGGQAPQVQQQQQQGPAKAPPSSDREASFVSTVLKNTEVVWTDVFQKNGGTYHAPKLVLFRGVTPTACGTGQSAMGPFYCPGDQKVYIDLGFYDTLKNQLGAPGEFAQAYVIAHEVGHHVQDELGITGKVDGMRSRLSQTQNNALSVRVELQADCFAGIWANKSQQSKNWLDPGDIESAMNAAQKIGDDALQRSAGRAVVPDSFTHGSSAQRQKWFGAGYQSGSIQSCDTFNSKSL from the coding sequence ATGAAGTGGGAAGGCAACGAGCAGTCGGACAACGTCGAAGACCGCCGCGATGGCGGGGGCGGCGGCGGGGGCGGCGGTGGATTTCCGATCGGCGGTCGCAGTGTCGGAATCGGCACTGTGGCGGTGGCGCTGATCGCAGGCTGGATTTTCGGCATCAATCCGCTCACCGTGCTCGGTTTGCTGACGGGTGGGGGCCAGGCTCCCCAGGTCCAGCAACAGCAACAGCAAGGTCCGGCCAAGGCGCCGCCGTCCAGTGATCGCGAAGCCTCGTTCGTCTCGACCGTGCTGAAGAACACCGAAGTCGTCTGGACGGATGTCTTCCAGAAGAACGGCGGCACCTACCACGCACCCAAGCTCGTGCTGTTTCGCGGCGTCACGCCGACGGCTTGCGGCACCGGCCAGTCGGCGATGGGCCCGTTTTATTGCCCCGGCGATCAGAAGGTCTACATCGACCTCGGCTTTTACGACACCCTGAAGAACCAACTCGGCGCGCCGGGCGAGTTCGCGCAGGCGTATGTCATCGCGCACGAGGTCGGCCATCACGTTCAAGACGAACTCGGCATCACGGGCAAGGTCGACGGAATGCGCAGCCGGCTGAGCCAGACGCAGAACAACGCGCTGAGCGTGCGCGTCGAATTGCAGGCCGATTGCTTCGCCGGCATCTGGGCGAACAAGTCGCAGCAGTCGAAGAACTGGCTCGACCCGGGCGACATCGAGTCGGCGATGAACGCCGCGCAAAAGATCGGCGACGACGCGCTGCAGCGGTCGGCTGGCCGTGCCGTGGTGCCCGACAGCTTCACGCATGGATCGAGTGCGCAGCGGCAAAAATGGTTCGGTGCCGGCTACCAGAGCGGCAGCATCCAGTCGTGCGACACGTTTAATTCAAAGAGTCTTTGA
- a CDS encoding DEAD/DEAH box helicase — protein MTSSFSNLSLAEPLARAVAEMGYETMTPIQEQAIPVVLSGQDVMGAAQTGTGKTAAFALPLLQRMLKHENSSTSPARHPVRALVLLPTRELAVQVAQQVELYAKYTNLRSAVVFGGMDMKPQTLELKKGVEVLVATPGRLLDHIEAKNAVLNQVEYVVLDEADRMLDIGFLPDLQRILSYLPKQRITLLFSATFSPEIKRLAGSYLQNPVLIEVARPNETASTVEQHFYSVSDDDKRRALKQIVKQRGITQAFVFVNSKLGCARLARSLEREGLKTTALHGDKSQDERLKALESFKKGEVDLLVCTDVAARGLDIKDVPAVFNFDIPFNAEDYVHRIGRTGRAGASGLAVSFASGGNDARLVADIEKLIKTKIELEAIEFEEDAPRGRINDGRRHWREEGEAGDARDVLDQPRARTDGDSGSNFESRDHSDRGGERSNERFSEARPPMRGGGRPHRGPAMSRDPFFDKPYEPGQPDATPAWEAAAKAAPSRGISSNIKTKRKVAALFKTSEPTT, from the coding sequence ATGACAAGCTCCTTTTCCAATCTTTCGCTGGCTGAACCGCTGGCGCGCGCCGTAGCCGAAATGGGCTACGAGACCATGACACCGATCCAGGAGCAGGCCATTCCGGTCGTGCTTTCAGGTCAAGACGTGATGGGTGCCGCCCAGACCGGCACCGGCAAGACCGCAGCGTTTGCGCTGCCCTTGCTGCAGCGCATGCTCAAGCACGAAAACTCATCGACCTCGCCCGCTCGGCATCCGGTGCGTGCATTGGTGCTCTTGCCGACGCGTGAACTCGCCGTGCAGGTCGCGCAGCAGGTCGAGCTCTACGCCAAGTACACCAATCTGCGCAGTGCGGTCGTTTTCGGCGGCATGGACATGAAGCCGCAGACGCTCGAGCTCAAAAAAGGCGTCGAAGTGCTGGTGGCAACGCCCGGCCGGCTGCTCGACCACATCGAAGCCAAGAACGCGGTGCTCAACCAGGTCGAGTATGTCGTGCTCGACGAGGCCGACCGCATGCTGGACATCGGCTTCTTGCCCGACCTGCAGCGCATCCTGAGCTACCTGCCCAAGCAGCGAATCACGCTTCTGTTTTCGGCCACTTTCTCGCCCGAAATCAAGCGGCTCGCCGGCAGCTATCTGCAGAACCCGGTGCTCATCGAAGTGGCCCGGCCCAACGAAACGGCATCGACCGTCGAGCAGCACTTCTACAGCGTGAGCGACGACGACAAGCGCCGCGCGCTCAAGCAGATCGTCAAGCAACGCGGCATCACGCAGGCCTTCGTCTTCGTCAACAGCAAGCTGGGTTGCGCCCGGCTCGCCCGGTCGCTCGAGCGCGAAGGCCTCAAGACCACCGCATTGCACGGCGACAAAAGCCAGGACGAGCGGCTGAAGGCGCTCGAATCGTTCAAGAAGGGCGAAGTCGATCTGCTGGTGTGCACCGACGTGGCGGCACGTGGTCTCGACATCAAGGACGTACCTGCGGTTTTCAACTTCGACATCCCGTTCAACGCCGAAGACTACGTGCACCGCATCGGCCGCACCGGTCGTGCCGGCGCGTCGGGTCTGGCGGTCAGCTTTGCCAGCGGCGGTAACGATGCACGGCTTGTCGCTGACATCGAAAAGCTGATCAAGACCAAGATCGAGCTCGAAGCGATCGAGTTCGAAGAAGACGCTCCCCGCGGTCGCATCAACGACGGTCGCCGTCATTGGCGCGAAGAGGGCGAGGCCGGCGATGCACGCGATGTGCTCGACCAGCCGCGCGCAAGGACTGACGGTGATAGCGGCAGCAACTTCGAGTCGCGCGATCACAGTGATCGTGGCGGTGAGCGCAGCAACGAGCGTTTCAGCGAAGCTCGGCCGCCGATGCGTGGCGGCGGGCGCCCGCACCGGGGCCCCGCCATGTCGCGTGACCCATTCTTCGACAAGCCGTACGAACCGGGTCAGCCCGACGCAACGCCGGCGTGGGAAGCCGCCGCCAAGGCTGCGCCTTCGCGCGGCATCTCGAGCAACATCAAGACCAAGCGCAAGGTCGCTGCGCTGTTCAAGACCAGCGAACCGACGACCTGA
- a CDS encoding symmetrical bis(5'-nucleosyl)-tetraphosphatase: MALYLIGDVQGCDEALQRLLDKIDFSASRDSVVLLGDLVNRGPESAAVLRRVHALDNAANALLGNHDLHLLGIAHGARKAGRKDTLAPLLAAADSEAMLDWLRHQSMALHRTIGGKDLLMVHAGVLPQWNVADTLTLAAEVESVLRGPALNEFVMSMYGNEPAQWNDSLTGSARLRVIVNALTRLRFCSATGEMDFDAKDSADTAPAGCMPWFDVPGRKTAAATLAFGHWSTLGYVSRPDLLSTDTGCVWGGCLSAVRIGATLDERELIQVQCAEAQKPGV, from the coding sequence ATGGCACTCTACCTTATCGGTGACGTGCAGGGCTGCGACGAAGCGTTGCAGCGCCTGCTCGACAAGATCGACTTTTCTGCGAGCCGCGACAGCGTGGTTCTGCTCGGCGACCTGGTCAATCGCGGGCCCGAATCGGCCGCCGTGTTGCGCCGCGTGCATGCGCTCGACAATGCCGCCAACGCGCTGCTTGGCAACCACGATCTGCATTTGCTCGGCATCGCGCACGGCGCACGCAAAGCCGGCCGCAAGGACACGCTGGCGCCGCTGCTCGCCGCGGCCGACAGCGAAGCCATGCTCGACTGGCTGCGCCATCAATCGATGGCACTGCATCGCACCATCGGCGGCAAGGATTTGCTCATGGTGCACGCCGGTGTGCTGCCGCAATGGAACGTGGCCGATACGCTCACGCTGGCCGCCGAGGTCGAGTCGGTGCTGCGCGGTCCGGCGCTCAACGAGTTCGTCATGAGCATGTACGGCAACGAGCCGGCGCAGTGGAACGATTCGCTCACCGGCAGTGCGCGGCTGCGCGTCATCGTCAACGCACTGACGCGGCTGCGCTTCTGTTCGGCGACAGGCGAGATGGATTTCGACGCGAAAGACAGTGCCGATACGGCGCCGGCCGGCTGCATGCCGTGGTTCGACGTACCCGGCCGCAAGACCGCTGCGGCGACGCTGGCGTTCGGACACTGGTCGACGCTGGGCTACGTCTCGCGGCCCGACCTGTTGTCGACCGACACCGGCTGCGTTTGGGGCGGCTGCCTGAGCGCGGTGCGCATCGGCGCCACGCTGGACGAGCGGGAGTTGATTCAGGTGCAGTGCGCAGAAGCGCAAAAGCCGGGCGTCTAG
- a CDS encoding hemolysin family protein — MDVLLLALLTTLNALFSMSEMALSTSRRARLAAMAESGDAGAAAALKLMEDPTQFLSSVQIGITSIGMLSGIVGEAAFAAPLSVWMEHLGLRSGTASVASTAVVVACITFFTIIFGELVPKRIGQLYPEPVARFVARPMRWLAKGAKPFVLLLSGATAGILKLLKIDTNSARVVTEEEISASLEEGVDAGLIEQHEHQMVRNVFHLDDRRLSSLMIPRGDIEWLEASGTVASSLQNVAAAGALNLVHSWYPVCRNSLDDVVGVISVAHLLRLGPTYEGSIESVAQPASFVPETLTGMELLEQFRERAGRLVFVVDEYGVVQGLMTPRDLLEAITGELQPGMQTDAWATAREAGVWELDGLMPVSELRARLAIRELPDEDRGRYNTVAGLLMSVSGQLPKVHEIIECAGWSFEVLELDGRRIDKVLARVDKTAESSSRR; from the coding sequence ATGGATGTTCTTCTGCTGGCCTTGTTGACCACGCTCAACGCGTTGTTCTCCATGTCCGAAATGGCGCTGTCGACCAGCCGGCGCGCACGGCTTGCGGCCATGGCCGAATCGGGTGATGCCGGCGCCGCCGCGGCGCTCAAGCTCATGGAAGACCCCACCCAGTTTTTGTCGAGCGTGCAGATCGGCATCACCTCGATCGGCATGCTGAGCGGCATCGTCGGAGAGGCTGCCTTCGCGGCGCCCCTGTCGGTCTGGATGGAACACCTGGGCCTGCGCTCAGGGACCGCCAGCGTCGCGTCGACCGCGGTGGTGGTTGCCTGCATCACCTTCTTCACCATCATCTTCGGCGAGCTGGTCCCCAAGCGCATCGGCCAGCTCTACCCCGAGCCGGTCGCGCGCTTCGTGGCGCGGCCGATGCGCTGGCTCGCCAAGGGTGCCAAGCCTTTCGTGCTGCTGCTTTCGGGTGCGACCGCAGGCATTCTCAAGCTGCTGAAGATCGACACCAACTCGGCCCGCGTGGTGACAGAAGAAGAAATCTCGGCCAGCCTCGAAGAAGGCGTCGATGCGGGCCTCATCGAGCAGCACGAGCACCAGATGGTGCGCAACGTGTTCCATCTGGACGACCGGCGCCTGTCGTCGTTGATGATTCCGCGCGGTGACATCGAATGGCTCGAAGCCTCCGGCACCGTGGCGTCGAGCCTGCAAAACGTGGCTGCCGCCGGTGCGCTCAACCTCGTGCACTCGTGGTATCCGGTGTGCCGCAACTCGCTGGACGATGTGGTCGGCGTCATCAGCGTCGCACACTTGCTGCGGCTCGGCCCCACCTACGAAGGCTCGATAGAAAGCGTCGCCCAGCCAGCCTCGTTCGTGCCCGAAACCCTGACCGGCATGGAGCTGCTGGAGCAGTTTCGCGAGCGCGCCGGCCGCCTCGTTTTCGTGGTCGATGAATATGGCGTGGTGCAGGGGTTGATGACGCCGCGCGACTTGCTCGAGGCCATCACCGGCGAGCTGCAGCCCGGCATGCAGACCGACGCGTGGGCCACTGCGCGCGAAGCCGGTGTGTGGGAGCTCGACGGCCTGATGCCGGTGTCGGAGCTGCGTGCGCGCCTCGCCATTCGCGAGTTGCCCGACGAAGACCGCGGCCGCTACAACACGGTCGCGGGCTTGCTGATGTCGGTGTCGGGCCAGCTACCGAAGGTGCACGAGATCATCGAGTGCGCGGGATGGAGTTTCGAGGTGTTGGAGCTCGACGGACGGCGCATCGACAAGGTGCTCGCGCGTGTCGACAAGACCGCGGAAAGCAGCAGCCGGCGCTGA
- a CDS encoding acyclic terpene utilization AtuA family protein: MVAAPQLVNLGRLDYLVFDYLAETTMSILASARAKKPEMGYATDFVDIAMKSVLGEVKRQGIKVVSNAGGINPHGCAAALQALAAAAGISLRIAVVEGDDVAAHMPDLRARGVQDMFTGESLPDKVLSANAYLGATPIAAALAAGAEVVITGRCVDSAVTLGPLMHEFGWTDADYDLLASGSLAGHIIECGCQATGGLHTDWEDIPDWAHMGYPVIECHADGSFVVTKPEGTGGKVIRANVAEQMLYEIGDPGAYLLPDVSCDFRDVTIEQQGDNRVLVSAAKGRAPTPFYKVSATQLDGFRCAGSMVIIGIDADKKARRTAEAIIERVSDILREGGMPPFTSTYIEVIGSESSYGAQSRMRPSREVMMRVVANHPLKAALAIFAREISPSGTSWAPGTTSPGGGRPAVSPLIKPFSFLFDKQALPVAFVIDGERQTVSIGKGAGDGATPDVGAPEAWKESGGASREVRLIDLAYARSGDKGNLSNIGVIARRPEWLPLLWNRLSDKAVGDYFANMVHGRIERFYLPGIASLNLLLHDALDGGGPSSMRMDPLGKGMAQMLLDIVIEVPASVADSLPAPRG; encoded by the coding sequence ATGGTGGCAGCGCCGCAGCTGGTGAATCTCGGCCGGCTCGACTACCTGGTGTTCGACTATCTGGCGGAGACAACGATGTCGATCCTGGCTTCGGCGCGGGCCAAGAAGCCCGAAATGGGCTACGCGACCGACTTCGTCGACATCGCGATGAAGTCGGTGCTGGGCGAAGTCAAACGGCAAGGCATCAAAGTGGTGAGCAACGCCGGCGGCATCAATCCGCACGGCTGTGCGGCCGCGTTGCAGGCACTGGCAGCGGCCGCGGGCATTTCGTTGCGCATCGCGGTGGTCGAAGGCGACGACGTCGCCGCGCACATGCCAGACCTGCGCGCACGCGGCGTGCAGGACATGTTCACCGGCGAGTCGCTGCCCGACAAAGTACTGAGCGCCAACGCCTACCTCGGCGCGACACCGATCGCCGCTGCGCTCGCCGCCGGCGCCGAGGTGGTGATCACGGGGCGTTGTGTCGACAGCGCGGTAACGCTGGGCCCGCTGATGCACGAGTTCGGTTGGACGGATGCCGACTACGACCTGCTGGCCTCCGGCAGCCTGGCGGGCCACATCATCGAGTGCGGCTGCCAGGCGACCGGCGGCCTGCACACCGACTGGGAAGACATCCCCGACTGGGCCCACATGGGCTACCCGGTGATCGAATGCCATGCGGACGGCAGCTTTGTCGTGACCAAGCCCGAAGGTACGGGGGGCAAGGTGATTCGCGCCAACGTCGCCGAGCAGATGCTCTACGAGATCGGCGATCCGGGCGCCTATCTGCTGCCCGACGTGTCGTGCGATTTTCGCGATGTGACGATCGAACAGCAGGGCGATAACCGCGTGTTGGTGAGTGCCGCCAAAGGACGCGCACCAACGCCGTTCTACAAGGTCTCGGCCACCCAACTCGACGGCTTCCGGTGCGCGGGCAGCATGGTCATCATCGGCATCGACGCCGACAAGAAAGCGCGCCGCACCGCCGAGGCGATCATCGAGCGCGTGAGCGACATCCTGCGCGAGGGCGGCATGCCGCCGTTCACTTCGACGTACATCGAAGTCATCGGATCGGAGTCTTCCTACGGCGCGCAATCACGCATGCGGCCGTCGCGCGAAGTGATGATGCGCGTGGTCGCGAACCATCCGCTGAAGGCCGCGCTGGCGATCTTCGCGCGAGAGATTTCACCGTCGGGCACCTCGTGGGCGCCAGGCACTACCAGCCCCGGTGGCGGTCGGCCGGCGGTGTCGCCGCTGATCAAGCCCTTCTCGTTTCTGTTCGACAAGCAGGCCTTGCCGGTGGCTTTCGTGATCGATGGCGAGCGGCAAACGGTATCGATCGGCAAAGGTGCCGGGGACGGTGCGACGCCCGACGTCGGCGCGCCTGAAGCGTGGAAAGAATCCGGTGGCGCTTCACGCGAAGTGCGGCTGATCGACCTGGCCTATGCACGCAGCGGCGACAAGGGCAACCTCTCGAACATCGGTGTCATTGCGCGCCGACCCGAATGGCTGCCGTTGCTGTGGAACCGGTTGAGCGACAAGGCCGTGGGCGACTACTTCGCGAACATGGTGCATGGCCGCATCGAACGCTTCTACCTGCCCGGCATCGCGTCGCTCAATCTGCTGCTGCACGATGCGCTCGATGGCGGCGGACCCTCGTCGATGCGGATGGACCCGCTCGGCAAGGGCATGGCGCAGATGCTGCTGGACATCGTCATCGAGGTGCCGGCATCCGTGGCCGACAGCTTGCCGGCACCGCGCGGCTGA
- a CDS encoding TIGR03084 family metal-binding protein — MKKTSDDLRNEYRDLADLVGTLTPAQWRLRSDFYGWTPWDEIAHLCFFDETGLLSATDSHAFAADTATLNATLATGKEISAIAREKYGHLDGAQLLAYWEPISTQLVDALAALDPKARLSWYGPTMSARSFATARLMETWAHGQDVWDVVGRRRPATDRLRHIAHIGVTTFGWSFVNRKLPVPAVVPYIELDAPQGGVWTWGDAASSETIRGPADDFCLLVTQRRNLADTALRYSEGSARDWLQIAQCFAGPPADAPEPGVRKVAATA, encoded by the coding sequence ATGAAGAAAACGAGTGACGACCTCCGCAACGAATACCGCGACCTGGCCGATCTGGTGGGGACGCTGACGCCTGCGCAATGGCGGCTGCGCAGCGACTTCTACGGCTGGACGCCTTGGGACGAAATCGCCCACCTGTGCTTCTTCGACGAGACCGGCCTGCTATCGGCCACCGACTCCCACGCGTTCGCCGCCGACACCGCGACGTTGAACGCCACGCTCGCCACGGGCAAGGAAATCAGCGCCATCGCGCGGGAGAAGTACGGCCACCTCGACGGCGCGCAATTGCTCGCGTACTGGGAGCCCATTTCGACGCAACTCGTCGATGCGCTGGCAGCGCTCGACCCGAAAGCCCGGCTATCGTGGTACGGCCCGACCATGAGCGCACGGTCGTTCGCAACCGCGCGTCTCATGGAAACCTGGGCGCACGGACAAGACGTGTGGGACGTCGTCGGCCGCCGCCGTCCGGCTACCGACCGGCTGCGCCATATCGCCCACATCGGCGTCACGACCTTCGGCTGGAGCTTCGTGAACCGCAAGCTGCCGGTGCCGGCTGTCGTGCCCTACATCGAGCTCGATGCACCCCAAGGCGGCGTATGGACGTGGGGCGATGCGGCCTCGTCGGAAACCATCCGCGGGCCGGCCGATGACTTCTGCTTGCTCGTGACGCAGCGTCGCAACCTGGCCGACACAGCGCTGCGCTACAGCGAGGGATCGGCGCGCGATTGGCTGCAGATCGCCCAATGCTTTGCCGGGCCGCCCGCCGACGCGCCCGAGCCCGGCGTGCGGAAGGTGGCGGCCACCGCTTGA
- a CDS encoding phosphatidylglycerol lysyltransferase domain-containing protein, whose protein sequence is MPIELGLQPRIDAALAALRAGSDEQCLSDYAFSNLYLFRAAHDYRFIDGAWPGIAGRAYDGTPHFMPLFTPRCAPLDVLSELIEAYGSLYPVAARDAAELPDNVFVATASPDDADYLYDVETFVDYAGRPLAKKRNQVRQFLAAHKPSCRPFGPELADATRSVLQGWFTHKGKARGEADDTACLEAIDNAARFGLEGFVHFVGDLPIGFVLAQELQPGVFAMRFAKGLDSHVGIYPYMFQHFCRSFPRAVAWLNFEQDMGLPGFRRSKRSYQPAALLPKWRVALLDHANKSEPAP, encoded by the coding sequence GTGCCGATCGAACTCGGCCTGCAGCCGCGCATCGATGCGGCGCTGGCTGCGTTGCGTGCGGGCAGCGATGAGCAGTGCCTGTCGGATTACGCCTTTTCGAATCTGTACCTTTTCAGGGCGGCGCACGACTACCGGTTTATCGATGGTGCATGGCCGGGCATTGCCGGCCGCGCGTATGACGGCACACCCCACTTCATGCCGCTGTTCACGCCTCGATGCGCACCGCTGGACGTGCTGTCGGAACTGATCGAAGCGTACGGCTCCCTTTATCCGGTAGCCGCGCGCGATGCCGCCGAGCTGCCGGACAACGTCTTCGTCGCGACCGCGTCCCCGGACGATGCGGACTACCTGTACGACGTCGAAACGTTCGTCGACTATGCCGGCCGACCTCTGGCAAAAAAGCGCAATCAGGTACGCCAGTTTCTGGCGGCGCACAAACCGTCTTGTCGGCCGTTCGGGCCCGAGCTGGCCGACGCCACGCGCAGCGTGCTGCAAGGCTGGTTCACGCACAAAGGCAAAGCGCGGGGCGAGGCCGACGACACTGCCTGCCTCGAAGCGATCGACAACGCCGCACGCTTCGGGCTCGAAGGCTTCGTTCACTTCGTCGGCGACCTGCCGATTGGTTTCGTGCTGGCGCAGGAGCTGCAGCCGGGCGTCTTCGCGATGCGATTCGCGAAGGGGCTCGACAGTCATGTCGGAATTTATCCATACATGTTCCAGCATTTCTGCCGCAGCTTTCCGCGCGCGGTGGCGTGGCTGAACTTCGAGCAAGACATGGGTCTGCCGGGGTTCAGGCGCAGCAAGCGGTCGTATCAGCCGGCCGCATTGCTGCCCAAATGGCGTGTTGCGTTGCTGGACCACGCTAATAAGTCTGAGCCAGCGCCTTAG